From a single Collibacillus ludicampi genomic region:
- a CDS encoding Nif3-like dinuclear metal center hexameric protein: MSATVKQIIDIFEQLAPKRLAMEGDKIGLHIGNPQKQVNKILVTLDSSAPEVIDEAVQVGADLVIAHHALIYRKISNIRTDTPYGKGLAKLLAHDIAVYVAHTNLDIAEGGVNDALAAALNLKDVEILERMHNQRLKKLVVFVPVTHQKQVIAAMCQAGAGHIGNYSWCTFNTKGIGTFKPEEGTHPFIGEKGRLEEVEEVRVETIVPEPREHQIIHAMLEAHPYEEVAYDLYPLEIMGREYGIGRIGNLPNAMTLRSFASFVRERLQVPGVRVCGSLNRNVQRVAVLGGSGQDWISTAIARGADVFVTADVTYHMAQDAVTAGLSIVDPGHYGTERVVLEPLANYLRKRFSEENLSIDVVVSQVNTDPFGFVTD; encoded by the coding sequence GTGTCTGCAACCGTAAAGCAAATTATTGATATCTTTGAGCAGTTGGCGCCAAAACGTTTGGCAATGGAAGGAGATAAAATCGGTTTACATATCGGTAACCCCCAGAAACAAGTCAATAAAATCCTTGTGACATTGGATTCCTCGGCACCTGAGGTGATTGATGAAGCGGTTCAAGTCGGTGCGGATTTGGTTATTGCCCATCACGCTTTAATTTATAGAAAAATATCCAACATACGGACAGATACACCTTACGGAAAAGGGCTGGCGAAGCTGCTCGCACACGATATCGCGGTATATGTGGCGCATACGAATTTGGATATTGCGGAGGGTGGGGTCAATGATGCTTTGGCGGCGGCACTTAACCTCAAAGATGTAGAAATCCTCGAACGTATGCACAATCAACGGTTGAAAAAATTGGTGGTATTTGTCCCTGTTACTCATCAAAAACAGGTGATCGCTGCCATGTGTCAGGCGGGAGCCGGACATATCGGCAATTACAGCTGGTGCACGTTTAATACAAAAGGGATCGGAACATTCAAACCGGAAGAAGGTACCCATCCATTTATAGGGGAAAAGGGACGTTTAGAAGAAGTTGAAGAAGTTCGTGTGGAAACGATAGTTCCGGAACCGCGTGAACATCAGATCATCCATGCCATGTTAGAAGCGCATCCGTATGAAGAAGTGGCTTATGATTTGTATCCATTGGAAATCATGGGTCGAGAATATGGCATAGGTCGGATCGGCAATTTGCCAAATGCGATGACCTTGCGATCATTTGCTTCTTTTGTAAGAGAGCGGCTGCAAGTCCCTGGTGTCCGGGTTTGCGGTTCCTTGAATCGAAACGTTCAAAGAGTTGCTGTTTTGGGAGGATCTGGACAAGATTGGATCTCCACAGCGATTGCTCGCGGCGCTGATGTATTTGTAACTGCTGATGTGACCTACCATATGGCGCAGGATGCGGTTACAGCAGGTTTGTCAATTGTGGATCCGGGTCATTACGGTACGGAACGAGTGGTTTTGGAACCTTTGGCCAATTATTTAAGGAAAAGGTTTTCGGAGGAGAATCTGTCGATCGATGTTGTTGTTTCACAAGTGAACACTGACCCGTTCGGATTTGTAACCGATTGA
- a CDS encoding C40 family peptidase, with translation MKSVWQRAFIIIVFLLLANTGTYAAAPTVSTPLPIPREPDHWQGEVLVTVQPAMMLQLKDTKAFRQKLIRSALVLSETKRRSQAASLDKPHTFFCAGFVQQLYRSCGIWIPAHSVYALSRYGIRLQDPKHLNTGDLVFFSQANRATEVGHVGVYLEKGQVLHPDDKNGTFVKVSLHDPVIQKRMLFATRIVH, from the coding sequence GTGAAAAGCGTATGGCAACGAGCGTTTATAATCATAGTATTTTTACTTCTCGCCAACACAGGAACCTATGCTGCTGCACCGACCGTCTCAACTCCCCTACCGATTCCCCGCGAACCTGACCACTGGCAAGGCGAAGTACTTGTGACCGTACAACCCGCAATGATGCTTCAACTAAAAGACACAAAAGCATTTCGCCAAAAATTAATCCGTTCTGCTTTAGTCTTAAGTGAAACGAAAAGACGTTCGCAAGCCGCCTCACTGGATAAACCCCATACATTTTTTTGTGCTGGTTTCGTTCAGCAATTATATCGCTCGTGTGGAATATGGATACCCGCACATTCTGTATATGCGCTCTCCCGATATGGAATCCGCCTACAAGACCCAAAACATCTGAATACAGGTGACCTCGTTTTCTTCAGTCAAGCGAATCGAGCTACGGAGGTTGGACATGTTGGCGTTTATCTAGAAAAAGGGCAAGTTCTGCATCCTGATGACAAAAACGGCACTTTTGTCAAAGTCAGTCTTCATGATCCAGTCATCCAGAAACGTATGTTATTCGCTACAAGAATTGTTCATTGA
- a CDS encoding tyrosine-type recombinase/integrase yields the protein MTKTAKGQGKRGHRKTNIAVPQMVLDRLTTDDLNLTLKTDGVDGFKTAGGKGKTLTLDDIFNRYYTARKAAGAANRTLEDYVKHMRWLRLFMALNYNGLDNFVPNRKVIRDWISHMMTVQKLKPSTINIRLRTVKAMFNWAKAEGLLEESPFENIELLKVPEEEFNVLSKQQERRLLGVCDLNTIIGIRDALLISFLLDTGVRIGECLNIHVSDVNLTNRSVLVRGESAKTRKARTVYFGNRTQKLLMAYLQWHEQAAEAPNLFVNEYGTPLIKDWASKRIHYLGDKAGIKGVRVSPHTLRHTFATCYIKATGDPFSLRRLLGHSTMEMVNRYVNQNTDDVRKQYQKSLVLH from the coding sequence ATGACTAAAACGGCTAAAGGACAAGGAAAGCGAGGACATCGGAAAACAAATATCGCGGTACCGCAGATGGTCTTAGACCGTTTGACTACAGACGATTTAAATTTGACGCTTAAGACCGATGGAGTAGACGGTTTTAAGACCGCAGGAGGCAAGGGAAAGACACTCACGCTCGACGATATATTTAATCGTTATTATACCGCTAGGAAAGCGGCAGGAGCGGCGAATCGTACGTTAGAGGATTACGTCAAACATATGCGATGGCTACGGCTGTTTATGGCTCTGAACTACAACGGTCTTGACAATTTTGTGCCAAATCGTAAGGTCATCCGTGACTGGATATCTCATATGATGACTGTGCAAAAGCTGAAACCATCAACGATAAATATACGGCTACGGACTGTAAAGGCGATGTTTAACTGGGCGAAAGCCGAAGGACTACTCGAAGAATCGCCGTTTGAGAATATTGAGTTACTCAAAGTACCGGAGGAAGAATTTAACGTATTAAGCAAGCAACAGGAGCGAAGACTTCTCGGTGTCTGCGACCTGAACACGATAATCGGTATCCGAGACGCTCTCCTAATATCGTTTCTGCTTGATACGGGCGTACGCATCGGAGAGTGTCTTAATATCCACGTATCGGACGTAAATCTAACGAATCGGTCGGTACTTGTTCGTGGCGAATCCGCTAAGACTCGGAAAGCACGTACGGTCTATTTCGGGAATCGGACGCAGAAATTGCTTATGGCATATCTACAATGGCACGAACAAGCCGCAGAAGCTCCGAATCTCTTTGTAAATGAATACGGCACTCCTCTAATTAAGGACTGGGCATCGAAACGTATTCATTACCTCGGGGACAAAGCAGGCATAAAGGGCGTACGAGTATCGCCGCACACACTACGCCATACATTCGCTACTTGCTACATAAAGGCAACGGGAGACCCGTTTAGCTTGCGGAGGCTTCTCGGGCATAGCACCATGGAGATGGTAAACCGCTACGTAAACCAAAATACGGATGATGTCAGAAAGCAGTATCAAAAGTCACTAGTGTTGCATTAA
- a CDS encoding helix-turn-helix domain-containing protein — translation MRLSKREYEDIFRFFDEIRVSAPFFRKKVQKSLADRFGYNHTIFWLADDQGNLYSPETINLPDQVLVDYVECFFQHDPLHPKNQWGTFFDRPALRIDDVTSLTEYEKTDYFSMFMCKHRFYHEMVVYLMDRGKLCGVMGMARSRKEKAFSEKDCKRLTMLSAHLGHLLANHIRLEDASFQKKLLEARTNVSTIGLILIDRDGRIRFVNEAAREICAEFMSCSGEAEEFLSRFVYAKPEWQMGLAVPLVSSKQKRWSVQVIHGIEGILGDHRCQYAIYLLPDTKGQDRGEAGERLSERELDICELIAKGCTNLEIANELCISINTVKKHLQNIYEKLGVNNRTSLLYELRR, via the coding sequence ATGCGATTGTCAAAAAGAGAGTACGAGGATATTTTCCGCTTTTTTGATGAGATTCGCGTTTCGGCTCCGTTTTTCCGAAAAAAAGTACAGAAGTCATTGGCGGACCGGTTTGGCTATAACCACACTATTTTTTGGCTGGCCGACGACCAGGGAAACCTCTACAGTCCGGAAACAATCAACCTTCCCGATCAAGTGCTTGTCGATTACGTAGAGTGTTTCTTTCAGCACGATCCGCTCCATCCGAAAAATCAGTGGGGCACGTTCTTCGATCGCCCGGCCTTGCGTATCGATGATGTCACATCGCTGACCGAGTACGAAAAAACGGATTACTTCTCGATGTTTATGTGCAAGCACCGCTTCTACCACGAAATGGTCGTCTATCTCATGGACAGGGGAAAACTTTGCGGCGTTATGGGGATGGCCCGTTCCCGAAAAGAGAAGGCTTTTTCTGAAAAAGATTGTAAGCGCTTAACAATGCTGTCAGCTCATCTCGGTCACCTGCTGGCCAATCACATTCGCCTGGAAGATGCGAGTTTCCAAAAGAAATTGTTGGAGGCGCGGACCAACGTCTCGACGATCGGACTGATTCTCATTGATCGGGATGGGCGCATCCGGTTTGTAAATGAGGCTGCCAGAGAAATTTGTGCTGAATTCATGAGCTGTTCGGGTGAAGCTGAGGAATTTTTAAGCCGGTTTGTCTATGCCAAACCCGAATGGCAAATGGGACTAGCTGTCCCGCTCGTTTCCTCGAAACAGAAACGGTGGTCCGTCCAAGTGATTCATGGAATAGAGGGAATACTCGGAGACCACCGGTGTCAATACGCCATATATCTGCTGCCCGACACGAAAGGGCAAGATAGGGGAGAGGCGGGGGAAAGGCTGTCGGAGCGCGAATTGGACATATGCGAACTGATTGCAAAGGGATGCACAAACTTGGAGATTGCCAATGAACTCTGTATTAGCATTAACACCGTCAAGAAACATCTACAGAATATCTATGAAAAGCTCGGCGTCAACAATCGAACCAGTCTCCTCTACGAGTTGAGACGCTGA
- a CDS encoding IS256 family transposase gives MAQYQITVDSKLLQQLFLGNSQDTGVAALLESVLNQVLQAQASEQLAAEPYERTEDRQGYRNGAYPHQLTTRVGTITLRVPRIRNGKFSTELFVRYQRSEQALVLALMEMVVNGVSTRKVTQITEELCGTEFSKSTVSELCKRLDPVVNAWNNRSLRDSRYPFVIVDALVLKVREEGRVRARGVMLAYGVNTDGHREILGLMLGDSESEASWSEFFAWLKSRDLRGVDLIVSDHHGGLVRAVRNHFQGVTWQRCQTHFMRNILDATPKALQEELYPRVRAILDAPDMDTARLLLEQVLKSYENKAAKAMRILEAGFEDATAVLMLPERYRKRLRTTNGMERLNEEIRRRERVIRIFPNRESVVRLIGALLMEIDEKWASGKKYLDMSEYLAWQKIQVQERKVSKVTHIR, from the coding sequence ATGGCTCAATACCAGATTACCGTAGATTCCAAGCTTTTGCAGCAGTTATTTTTGGGGAATTCACAGGATACCGGGGTGGCTGCGTTGTTAGAATCCGTATTGAACCAAGTATTGCAGGCTCAAGCGAGCGAACAATTGGCTGCAGAGCCCTATGAGCGGACGGAAGATCGTCAAGGTTATCGAAATGGTGCCTACCCTCACCAACTCACAACCCGTGTGGGAACGATCACTCTTCGAGTTCCTCGTATCCGTAACGGTAAATTCTCTACAGAGTTGTTCGTCCGATACCAACGTAGCGAACAAGCTCTTGTCTTGGCCTTGATGGAGATGGTCGTAAATGGTGTTTCGACCCGCAAAGTGACCCAGATTACGGAAGAATTGTGTGGTACGGAGTTTTCCAAGTCTACTGTGTCCGAACTCTGCAAGCGTCTGGATCCCGTGGTGAACGCTTGGAACAATCGGAGTCTCCGCGATTCTCGTTATCCGTTTGTCATTGTCGATGCCCTCGTATTGAAGGTTCGTGAAGAAGGCCGTGTCCGTGCTCGAGGCGTTATGTTGGCTTATGGAGTGAATACAGACGGCCACCGTGAAATCCTCGGACTGATGCTTGGAGACAGCGAGTCGGAAGCGAGCTGGAGTGAGTTTTTTGCTTGGTTGAAGAGCCGTGATTTGCGTGGAGTGGACTTGATTGTGTCTGATCATCATGGTGGCTTGGTTCGTGCTGTACGCAACCACTTTCAGGGTGTCACTTGGCAGCGGTGTCAGACCCATTTCATGCGGAATATCCTAGACGCGACTCCTAAAGCGTTGCAGGAGGAACTGTATCCACGTGTAAGAGCGATTCTGGATGCACCGGATATGGATACCGCTCGATTGCTTCTTGAGCAGGTACTGAAATCTTACGAGAACAAGGCTGCCAAAGCCATGAGGATTCTGGAAGCCGGTTTTGAAGATGCGACAGCAGTCCTCATGCTGCCAGAAAGATACCGAAAACGCCTGCGAACAACGAACGGAATGGAACGGCTTAATGAGGAGATTCGACGGCGTGAACGAGTCATTCGCATCTTCCCCAACAGGGAATCCGTCGTTCGTCTCATCGGTGCTTTGCTCATGGAGATCGATGAGAAGTGGGCGAGTGGTAAGAAGTATCTTGATATGTCCGAGTATCTAGCCTGGCAGAAAATTCAAGTACAAGAAAGAAAAGTTTCCAAAGTGACTCATATTCGCTAG
- a CDS encoding class II histone deacetylase, with translation MRKTGFVCDESYFWHDTGNGALFLPPGGWVETDVHSENPATKRRFKNLLERSGLMAKLVQIAPRPATREEIQLYHTPDYVEKVKHLSDTTGGDAGELALVGSGSYEIAVLSTGGAITAVDAVMKGQVDNAYALTRPPGHHAEKSLGMGFCLFNNVAIAAKYAQKTYNLERILVLDWDVHHGNGTESAFYDNPNVLFISLHQELNYPPGRGLAEHVGEGRGEGYNVNIPLPAGTGNAGYMYALETLVRPIADQFKPQLILISAGQDPSLFDPLARMMVTAEGFRRIASFMLELADTHCNGRLVACHEGGYSAPYVPFCSHAIVEEMSGIRTAVEDPFAPAMHTIPTDVLYDIQKEYVDRVKEVQSKYWKMS, from the coding sequence ATGAGAAAAACAGGATTTGTTTGTGATGAAAGTTATTTCTGGCATGATACGGGCAACGGCGCCTTGTTCCTTCCGCCCGGTGGTTGGGTGGAAACCGACGTTCATTCCGAAAATCCGGCAACCAAGCGGCGGTTTAAGAATTTGCTTGAACGAAGCGGTCTGATGGCCAAGCTGGTCCAGATTGCCCCGCGTCCGGCCACACGAGAAGAAATTCAGTTGTACCATACGCCGGATTACGTAGAAAAAGTAAAACATTTGAGCGATACAACCGGCGGTGATGCCGGTGAACTGGCATTAGTTGGCTCCGGATCTTACGAAATTGCCGTGCTTTCAACAGGGGGAGCGATTACGGCTGTCGATGCGGTGATGAAAGGACAAGTTGACAACGCGTACGCTCTCACTCGTCCGCCCGGCCACCATGCCGAAAAAAGCCTGGGCATGGGTTTTTGCCTCTTTAACAATGTGGCCATCGCCGCCAAGTACGCGCAAAAAACCTATAACCTGGAGAGAATCCTCGTTTTGGACTGGGATGTGCATCACGGCAACGGCACGGAGAGCGCCTTTTACGACAATCCGAACGTCCTGTTTATCTCGCTTCATCAAGAACTGAACTACCCTCCGGGAAGGGGCCTTGCCGAACATGTGGGAGAAGGTAGGGGAGAAGGGTACAACGTGAACATTCCGTTGCCGGCCGGAACCGGAAACGCAGGCTATATGTACGCGTTGGAGACGCTTGTCCGGCCCATCGCCGACCAGTTTAAACCGCAACTCATCCTGATCTCTGCCGGACAAGACCCGAGCCTGTTTGATCCGCTTGCCCGCATGATGGTGACAGCGGAAGGTTTTCGAAGGATCGCATCCTTTATGCTGGAGCTGGCCGACACGCATTGCAACGGACGTCTGGTCGCCTGCCATGAAGGCGGATACAGTGCTCCTTACGTACCCTTCTGCTCGCATGCCATCGTGGAAGAAATGAGCGGAATCCGAACCGCCGTCGAAGACCCGTTTGCGCCTGCGATGCACACGATTCCCACGGATGTGTTGTATGACATACAAAAGGAATATGTCGACCGTGTGAAGGAAGTGCAATCGAAGTACTGGAAGATGAGCTAG
- a CDS encoding Uma2 family endonuclease, translating to MVAEILSPSTSVNDKIRKKAQYERFGVKEYWVVDPVHLLVDQFVLEEGKYLLHATFGDGDTLISEPFLCVCIDLGEVFAKL from the coding sequence CTGGTTGCGGAAATCTTGTCGCCAAGTACCAGCGTCAACGACAAAATTCGCAAGAAAGCGCAGTATGAACGCTTCGGGGTGAAGGAATACTGGGTGGTCGACCCGGTCCATCTGCTCGTCGACCAGTTTGTGCTGGAAGAGGGAAAGTACTTGCTGCACGCGACATTCGGCGATGGCGATACGCTGATCTCTGAACCATTCCTCTGCGTCTGCATCGATCTGGGGGAGGTATTTGCCAAATTGTAA